The genomic interval ATCTCCCCTGCGGTCTGCTGCTCGGCGGCGGCAACCGCTTCACGTACGCGCGTCAGTTCTTCTTCAGTAAACAGCAGACTCATTGTGTCGAACCGTTGGTCTGCAGACGACGAATCAACTGCAGGATCGTGTCGGCCTGGGCATACAGCGGTGAGCGCGGCCCGACGAGCCGCTGTACCTTCTCGAACTGAGCGCGGGCTTCGTCGAGCCGGTTGATCTGCAACAGCATGATGCCCAGGTTGAAGTTGGCCTGAATATGCGTGGAGTCTTTTTCCAGCACGAGCCGCGTCTGGCGCACGGCCTCCATGGGATTGTCCGGATCGTACAGATAGGCAATGGCCATGTCGGCCCGCACGTCCAGGTTGTCCGGCTCCTTTTCGAGCACGCGCCGATAGGCCGCGATGACCCGACGGGCCAGGGCCGTTTTGGCCGGACCGTCGACCATTTCCATCCAGTCGTAAAACAGATTACCGGCCCGTCGCCAGGCCTCCGGGGTGTCGAGCTGGCGGGCGATCTCCTCCTGCACGAGCGCGGCCCGGTCGGGCCGTCCGATGCCGATCAGCAGGTTCACCAGCGCCTGCTGTTTTTCCAGCCGGGCCGATCCGTCCAGCCGGGCGATCTCGGCCTCCAGCGCAGCCACCTGATCGGCCATTGCCGGCGGGATCGGTCCGGGCTCCGGGAGCGGCAATTCCACCGCTTGCGAAGCGGCACCGGCCGGCGGCAATCCACCCCGTCCACCGCTGATCAGCGTGATCAGGTAGAGCGCCCCCACCAGCAACAGCCCTCCGATCACGATGAAGGCCACATGCACCGGGCGCAGCGCCGAAGTTGCGCCGGTTGCCTTCGCTTTCGGCGTCTCGGCGGCAACGGAAGGCTGCTCGTGGGGTGCCAGCGGCCGCACGCCCGGTAATGCCGCACCACATTGATTGCAATAACGGGCCCCCGCCGGATTCGCGTGGCCGCACGCATCACATACCAGCACCCGGGGACTTTTCCGCACCGGCATGCCGCACAGATCACACACCACCGCCTCCGGCTTCAACCGGGCGCCACAGGCCGGACAGACAGGCGTTGCCTCAGACATCAATTCCGTTCACTTTTCCTGAAAACGACGGTCCACGCCTTTCTGAACGCTACCCCGCCCGCAGGGTTCGGGCAAAAATACCAGCGGCACCGTATCTTTTCCCACCGATCCGGCAAACCTGATCCGCAAAACCATGCCCTCAATCGTACGGATCGCATCGGTGCTCCTGCTCTGGCTGTTGCTCTCTACGTCTCTTGCCGCTGCGCAGACGTCGCCCGCCTGGCAACAGCGCGTGCGCTACGAAATGGACATCCGCCTCGACGCCGCGCAGCATCGCATGCGCGGCCGATCGCGGATCGTCTACTACAACCATTCGCCCGACACGCTCCGTCACGTCTTTTTTCACCTGTACTTCAACGCCTTTCACCCGCAGTCCATGATGGCCGAGCGCAACCGGCACCTGCCCGATCCCGATCGGCGGGTAGTCCCGAAAATCTGGCGGCTCGGTCCCGACGAACAGGGCTTTCATCGCATCACCTACCTGGCCCAGGAGGACAGGCCGCTCACGTTTCGCATCACCGACACGGTGCTGAAGGCCGAGCTGGACCGACCGCTGGCACCGGGCGACTCGACCGTCTTCGAGATCCGCTTCCACTCCCAGGTCCCGCTGCAGACGCGTCGGAGCGGCCGCGACAATGCCGAAGGGATCGACTTTTCGATGAGCCAGTGGTATCCGAAGATCGCCGCCTACGACGGGCGCGGCTGGCATCCCGATCCGTACATCGGCCGGGAGTTCTATGGGGTCTTCGGCACGTTCGACGTGCGCATCACGCTGCCCGCCTGCTACACGATCGGCGCCACGGGCATATTGCTCAATGCCGACGAAGTCGGCCACGGTTATGACCGCATCAACAGCCGGAGCTGGACCCGCTTCGACCCGCGCGAGGCCGGTCTGCAGTGCACACCGGGCGACTCGCTCACCTGGCACTTCCA from Rhodothermus marinus carries:
- a CDS encoding zinc ribbon domain-containing protein, encoding MSEATPVCPACGARLKPEAVVCDLCGMPVRKSPRVLVCDACGHANPAGARYCNQCGAALPGVRPLAPHEQPSVAAETPKAKATGATSALRPVHVAFIVIGGLLLVGALYLITLISGGRGGLPPAGAASQAVELPLPEPGPIPPAMADQVAALEAEIARLDGSARLEKQQALVNLLIGIGRPDRAALVQEEIARQLDTPEAWRRAGNLFYDWMEMVDGPAKTALARRVIAAYRRVLEKEPDNLDVRADMAIAYLYDPDNPMEAVRQTRLVLEKDSTHIQANFNLGIMLLQINRLDEARAQFEKVQRLVGPRSPLYAQADTILQLIRRLQTNGSTQ